A region of Lycium barbarum isolate Lr01 chromosome 1, ASM1917538v2, whole genome shotgun sequence DNA encodes the following proteins:
- the LOC132610801 gene encoding uncharacterized protein LOC132610801, translated as MLNRHHKFVLIAVTKPFQNSRNIQRYKRRLGMNFAGYNCNGKIWYFVEDGVDVEVLMDTDQQVTIKLLLQNSGKVIITTLVYVKCDAAKRLLHWDNIYSFSSNMTFPWLIGGDFNVIMNEEEKIGGLPVYPNEYEDFAFCMNSCELNEVEFRGSPFTWWNARAGSTISKAFQIFKVLVGARIIYASSGRFLETDYLGDPFVTFKLKMKKLTIREDIANIKEQLFEEFPSEENRIVLQKAQVEFKKYFHFEEEFWRQKAGIQWQSEGAAIDFYQSQFTEEETSQYCRLLDVIAPKVTQEQNSFLSAMPTLEEVKNVIFALSGDSACGPDGFSGLFYQKSWNIVGAYAYNVVKAFYEDQKLPKSVTHTNLVLLPKKSFINTFSDLRPISVSNFINKVISRVIYDKLETFLPSLISANQSEFLKGRNIIENVLLT; from the exons atgttgAACAGACATCATAAGTTTGTTCTAATTGCTGTAACGAAACCTTTCCAAAATTCTAGAAATATTCAGAGATACAAAAGGAGATTGGGAATGAATTTTGCTGGTTACAACTGTAATGGCAAGATTTGGTACTTTGTAGAAGATGGAGTAGATGTGGAAGTTTTGATGGACACAGATCAACAAGTGACCATTAAGCTTTTATTGCAGAATAGTGGTAAAGTGATTATCACAACCTTGGTGTATGTAAAATGTGATGCTGCTAAAAGACTTCTTCATTGGGATAACATTTACAGTTTTTCCAGTAATATGACCTTTCCATGGTTAATTGGTGGAGACTTTAATGTTATTATGAATGAGGAGGAGAAAATTGGAGGTTTGCCAGTATATCCAAatgaatatgaagattttgctttTTGTATGAATTCCTGTGAATTGAATGAAGTGGAATTTAGAGGTAGtccttttacttggtggaatgccAGAGCTG GTTCAACCATATCAAAAGCATTTCAGATTTTTAAAGTACTGGTTGGAGCAAGAATCATTTATGCAAGTAGTGGAAGATTTCTGGAAACAGATTACTTGGGTGATCCTTTTGTCACTTTTAAGTTGAAAATGAAGAAG CTAACAATAAGGGAAGATATTGCTAACATAAAGGAGCAACTATTTGAGGAATTCCCTTCAGAAGAGAACAGAATAGTGCTTCAAAAGGCTCAAGTTGAGTTCAAGAAATATTTTCATTTTGAGGAGGagttttggagacaaaaagcTGGCATTCAGTGGCAATCAGAAG GAGCAGCTATTGACTTTTATCAAAGTCAATTCACTGAAGAAGAGACTTCTCAATATTGTAGATTGTTAGATGTGATTGCTCCTAAAGTAACTCAGGAGCAGAATTCTTTTCTAAGTGCTATGCCAACCTTGGAAGAAGTGAAAAATGTTATTTTTGCATTATCAGGTGACAGTGCTTGTGGACCTGATGGTTTTTCAGGCCTCTTTTATCAGAAGTCTTGGAATATTGTAGGAGCGTATGCGTATAATGTAGTGAAAGCTTTCTATGAGGATCAGAAACTTCCTAAATCTGTCACTCATACAAACTTGGTTTTACTACCAAAGAAATCTTTCATCAACACTTTTTCTGATTTAAGACCAATCAGTGTCAGTAATTTTATCAACAAGGTGATTTCCAGAGTGATCTATGATAAGCTAGAAACATTCTTACCTTCCTTAATCTCTGCTAATCAATCTGAATTCTTAAAAGGGAGAAACATCATTGAGAATGTGTTACTTACTTAA